The proteins below are encoded in one region of Ephemeroptericola cinctiostellae:
- a CDS encoding phage tail tape measure protein, with protein MSKTLALGVVLGATLSGTFSGVVGSAKNTLNSLGSTVKLLERDFKSLKKEQVAFDKGSFAGPVRQIANYKQLSVALLDAKKNSEALTKSLRAHQEAKVYRQSIVNDVRKTAMTGAAVAAPVIGSVKAFMDQEEASTNMKMAYMKAGGGVSEAFEGIRLKALELGNALPGTTTDFMNLGRVLKEQGLADDVIKNGALESAAKLNVLLGTSQEFGGEFIAKLMEARGINDKELGAAADLVQRARYAFGMKPQDMMDSMRYDAPIANVLNIAGLDKTKEMLALQGMGATKGLEGAQWGTNLRALMQRMGEGVDGVKTATKGNKAVARGQMEESGVDFQFYDKNGKYKGPEAMVAELEKLKIIKDKLGEKAAINVAGEVFGTEAAGAAMIIAEKGTKGLAENKQRMDEQASMQERMAEQSKSLKTIWESLTGTALNLAASLGSVFGDDLKEGFKSANDFVGNTLMPWVSANKGLIKSVVSIGAGFLGMKMAMGGVKLIFSSTVGEGIRFFSTVKDGYKVFKSLSDVNKLMGKSKWFTFFQALKVPTGLLDFGQSLGSGIKKWGGKGLDWAQVISLKSYQSAKNKLGSGFDWVKASGLKSYQTAKNGLGKGLALGKSFGLKGFNFAKTLGLKAVNVGKFLVFKGASGLMSGLRLAGRGLGAVTQLGGSLARVMGGALFRGLGLAGRAVMFLGRALLMNPIGLAVMVIAGGAYLIWRNWSKIKPWFLNLWSSIKSNMASAWEGIKAVWSNVGAFFSGKVAQIKSFFSNLPSAFAEFGRNIIQGLIDGVSQKWEALKSKFSELAGMVTGTVKGGFGINSPSKVFAKIGGGVMSGLGLGVARNVPPMLRQMGGVARSVAAAFAPKLAGIVLPGLVQPNAHTVTRGPLFARGYFPIHDAVASPLKMLGSMLQKLPLFGQFGRDLAAVLPKPVMVQAAVAVPPARVVRRSNEPSVARRSEAAAGHAVNPAGDVHHWHITQQAGESSEALVQKIMRAIEVKTTAKKRSYLGDIG; from the coding sequence ATGAGTAAAACTTTAGCGTTGGGTGTTGTTTTAGGGGCCACGTTATCGGGCACATTTAGCGGTGTTGTTGGTTCTGCCAAAAACACACTGAACTCACTGGGCTCAACGGTCAAACTGTTGGAGCGCGATTTCAAATCGCTCAAAAAAGAGCAGGTCGCGTTTGATAAAGGCAGCTTTGCAGGCCCTGTCAGACAGATAGCCAATTATAAACAATTGTCGGTCGCTTTGCTTGACGCAAAAAAAAACAGTGAGGCACTGACCAAATCGCTGCGAGCACACCAAGAAGCCAAGGTCTACCGCCAGAGCATCGTCAATGATGTGCGCAAAACCGCCATGACGGGGGCGGCGGTGGCTGCGCCCGTCATTGGGTCGGTCAAGGCCTTTATGGACCAAGAAGAAGCCAGTACAAACATGAAAATGGCCTATATGAAGGCGGGCGGTGGCGTCTCTGAGGCTTTTGAAGGCATCCGATTGAAGGCCCTTGAGCTGGGCAATGCCCTGCCTGGCACGACGACCGATTTTATGAACCTTGGGCGCGTGCTCAAAGAGCAGGGGCTTGCCGATGATGTTATTAAAAATGGCGCGCTGGAATCTGCCGCGAAGTTAAATGTATTGCTGGGCACAAGCCAGGAATTTGGCGGTGAGTTTATTGCTAAGTTGATGGAGGCGCGCGGCATCAATGACAAAGAGTTGGGCGCTGCGGCCGATTTGGTGCAGCGGGCACGATATGCCTTTGGCATGAAGCCGCAAGATATGATGGATAGCATGAGGTATGACGCCCCCATCGCCAATGTGCTCAACATCGCGGGCTTGGACAAAACCAAAGAAATGCTCGCTTTACAGGGCATGGGGGCGACCAAAGGGCTTGAGGGGGCACAGTGGGGTACTAATTTACGCGCATTGATGCAGCGCATGGGTGAGGGTGTCGATGGCGTGAAAACGGCAACCAAGGGCAACAAAGCCGTCGCGCGCGGCCAAATGGAGGAGTCGGGCGTTGATTTTCAGTTTTATGACAAAAACGGGAAATACAAAGGCCCAGAGGCCATGGTCGCTGAACTTGAAAAGCTCAAAATCATTAAAGACAAGTTGGGCGAAAAAGCAGCAATCAACGTTGCTGGCGAAGTGTTTGGCACGGAGGCCGCAGGTGCGGCCATGATCATCGCTGAAAAAGGGACAAAAGGCCTGGCTGAAAACAAGCAAAGAATGGATGAGCAGGCCAGCATGCAAGAGCGCATGGCTGAGCAGAGTAAATCGCTCAAAACCATTTGGGAGAGCTTAACAGGCACGGCGCTCAATTTGGCGGCTTCTTTGGGGTCGGTTTTTGGCGATGATTTAAAAGAGGGCTTTAAGTCAGCGAATGATTTTGTCGGTAATACACTGATGCCTTGGGTCTCTGCAAACAAAGGTTTGATTAAGTCGGTTGTATCGATCGGGGCTGGTTTTTTGGGAATGAAGATGGCAATGGGTGGTGTCAAGTTGATCTTTAGTTCCACGGTGGGTGAGGGTATTCGGTTTTTTAGTACGGTAAAGGACGGGTACAAGGTATTTAAATCCTTGAGCGATGTTAATAAATTGATGGGCAAGAGCAAGTGGTTTACTTTTTTTCAGGCGCTTAAAGTACCGACGGGCTTGCTGGACTTTGGCCAAAGCCTTGGCTCTGGTATTAAAAAATGGGGCGGCAAGGGTTTGGACTGGGCGCAGGTAATCAGTCTCAAATCATACCAAAGTGCTAAAAATAAGCTTGGTAGTGGGTTTGACTGGGTAAAAGCAAGTGGCCTCAAATCGTACCAAACGGCAAAAAATGGTTTGGGCAAAGGGCTGGCTTTGGGTAAGTCATTTGGGCTCAAAGGTTTTAATTTTGCAAAAACGTTGGGACTTAAAGCCGTCAATGTGGGTAAGTTTTTGGTGTTTAAAGGGGCTTCGGGTTTGATGTCGGGGTTGCGCTTGGCGGGGCGGGGTTTGGGCGCAGTGACGCAGCTTGGTGGATCTTTGGCTCGCGTGATGGGTGGTGCGTTGTTTCGCGGTTTGGGTTTGGCTGGGCGTGCGGTGATGTTTTTGGGGCGCGCCCTGCTGATGAATCCGATCGGCCTTGCGGTGATGGTGATTGCAGGTGGTGCGTATTTGATTTGGCGAAATTGGAGCAAAATCAAGCCGTGGTTTTTGAATTTGTGGTCATCGATTAAATCAAATATGGCTTCAGCATGGGAGGGTATCAAGGCGGTTTGGTCGAACGTTGGGGCGTTTTTCTCGGGCAAAGTGGCGCAAATCAAATCGTTTTTTTCAAATTTACCTTCAGCATTTGCTGAGTTTGGGCGCAACATCATTCAGGGCTTGATTGACGGCGTGTCGCAGAAGTGGGAGGCGCTAAAGTCAAAGTTTAGCGAGCTGGCAGGTATGGTGACGGGGACGGTTAAAGGTGGGTTTGGTATTAACTCACCTTCAAAAGTGTTTGCAAAAATTGGCGGCGGTGTGATGTCGGGTTTGGGGCTTGGCGTTGCTCGCAACGTACCGCCCATGCTTCGCCAGATGGGGGGTGTGGCGCGTTCAGTTGCGGCGGCTTTTGCGCCAAAATTAGCGGGCATTGTGTTGCCTGGCCTGGTGCAGCCCAACGCCCATACGGTGACCAGAGGGCCTTTATTCGCTCGTGGCTATTTTCCGATCCACGATGCGGTTGCGTCGCCGTTAAAAATGCTCGGTTCAATGTTGCAAAAATTGCCTTTGTTTGGCCAATTTGGCCGTGATTTGGCTGCGGTTTTGCCCAAGCCTGTGATGGTGCAAGCTGCGGTGGCTGTTCCCCCTGCGCGCGTGGTGCGGCGAAGCAATGAGCCAAGCGTGGCTAGGCGTTCAGAAGCGGCTGCAGGCCATGCTGTCAATCCTGCGGGGGATGTACATCACTGGCACATCACGCAGCAGGCAGGGGAGTCCAGCGAGGCGCTGGTGCAAAAAATCATGCGTGCGATTGAGGTTAAAACAACAGCGAAAAAACGCAGCTATTTGGGAGACATTGGATGA